The following coding sequences lie in one Rissa tridactyla isolate bRisTri1 unplaced genomic scaffold, bRisTri1.patW.cur.20221130 scaffold_467, whole genome shotgun sequence genomic window:
- the LOC128903542 gene encoding uncharacterized protein LOC128903542, with protein sequence MGRTLHGSTCVRGGRYMDPRVSREEKRVHVSMGRTLHGSTCVRGGRYMDPRVSVGGEQGPPVLGEDVTWIHACPGRTLHGSTCIRGWRTGSTCPWGGRYMDPRMSGGGEQGPRVHGEDVTRIHARPGRTLHGSTCVQGGEQGPRVFGEDVTWIHACPGEENRVHVSMGRTLHGSTRVRGGHYMDQRVSREENRVHVCLVRTLHGSTRVRGGEQGPCVHGEDVTWIHACPGRRTGSTCPWGGRYMDPRMSGGGEQGPRVFGEDVTWIHTCPRRRTGSTCPWGGRYTDPRVSGGGEQGPRVHGEDITWIHACLGVENRVHLSMGRPLRGSTRVRGGEQGPRVHGEAVTRITRVHGAHAWPERTPRRWQMVGGWGWRWQMFPVPAPHIPTPPAPWDVTRGLKIAPGGGVGKGGAG encoded by the exons ATGGGGAGGACGTTACATGGATCCACGTGTGTCCGGGGAGGACGTTACATGGATCCACGCGTGtccagggaggagaagagggtcCACGTGTCCATGGGGAGGACGTTACATGGATCCACGTGTGTCCGGGGAGGACGTTACATGGATCCACGCGTGTCCGTGGGTGGAGAACAGGGTCCACCTGTCCTTGGGGAGGACGTTACATGGATCCACGCGTGTCCGGGGAGGACGTTACATGGATCCACGTGCATCCGTGGGTGGAGAACAGGGTCCACGTGTCCATGGGGAGGACGTTACATGGATCCACGCATGTCCGGGGGTGGAGAACAGGGTCCACGTGTCCATGGGGAGGACGTTACACGGATCCACGCGCGTCCGGGGAGGACATTACATGGATCAACGTGTGTCCAGGGAGGAGAACAGGGTCCACGTGTGTTTGGTGAGGACGTTACATGGATCCACGCGTGTCCGGGGGAGGAGAACAGGGTCCACGTGTCCATGGGGAGGACGTTACATGGATCCACGCGTGTCCGGGGAGGACATTACATGGATCAACGTGTGTCCAGGGAGGAGAACAGGGTCCACGTGTGTTTGGTGAGGACGTTACATGGATCCACACGTGTCCGAGGAGGAGAACAGGGTCCATGTGTCCATGGGGAGGACGTTACATGGATCCACGCGTGTCCGGGGAGGAGAACAGGGTCCACCTGTCCATGGGGAGGACGTTACATGGATCCACGCATGTCCGGGG GAGGAGAACAGGGTCCACGTGTGTTTGGTGAGGACGTTACATGGATCCACACGTGTCCGAGGAGGAGGACAGGGTCCACGTGTCCATGGGGAGGACGTTACACGGATCCACGCGTGTCCGGGGGTGGAGAACAGGGTCCACGTGTCCATGGGGAGGACATTACATGGATCCACGCGTGTCTGGGGGTGGAGAACAGGGTCCACCTGTCCATGGGGAGGCCGTTACGCGGATCCACACGTGTCCGGGGAGGAGAACAGGGTCCACGTGTCCATGGGGAGG CCGTTACGCGGATCACACGCGTGCACGGGGCACACGCTTGGCCGGAGAGGACACCGAGGCGCTGGCAGatggttggggggtgggggtggaggtggcAGATGtttcctgtccctgccccacacatccccacccccccggccccatggGACGTCACGCGGGGCCTCAAGATAGCgcccgggggtggggtgggaaaggggggggcggggtga